A window of the Methanosarcinales archaeon genome harbors these coding sequences:
- a CDS encoding radical SAM protein — protein sequence MKEERWGNIGSKSAHLTSVHPCYNEKMHFKTARIHLPVAPKCNIQCGYCIRKIDKCEHRPGVSSGVIKPQEALERVDKYVKEMENLKVVGIAGPAEALANEETFETLRLVHEKYPDLIKCIATNGLLLSERVDDLKAVGVTSVTVTVNAVNPETAAKIYHWVRYHDKTYKGLEAAELLVKKQWEGIKAATEAGLLVKTNTVLLPEINMEEIEEIAKKAAGYGVAIMNIIPLIPLYDFELSEPPSCEDLNLVRTLAEEYLPQFRLCQQCRADAVGVPGEEPCGSPVQKRAQSEYFHG from the coding sequence ATGAAAGAAGAACGATGGGGCAATATAGGTTCCAAATCTGCACACCTTACAAGCGTGCATCCCTGCTATAATGAGAAGATGCATTTCAAGACTGCCCGAATTCATCTACCTGTTGCTCCAAAATGCAATATTCAGTGCGGGTACTGTATTCGTAAGATCGATAAGTGCGAACACAGGCCTGGTGTGTCCAGCGGTGTTATTAAACCACAAGAGGCACTGGAGCGGGTGGACAAGTATGTTAAAGAGATGGAGAATTTAAAGGTTGTAGGTATTGCAGGTCCTGCCGAGGCTTTGGCTAATGAGGAGACGTTTGAGACCCTGCGGTTGGTCCATGAGAAATATCCTGACCTGATCAAATGTATTGCAACTAACGGTTTACTTCTAAGTGAAAGGGTTGACGACCTGAAGGCTGTTGGTGTAACCAGTGTGACCGTGACTGTGAATGCTGTGAATCCCGAGACTGCTGCCAAGATATACCATTGGGTGCGGTACCACGATAAGACCTATAAGGGTCTGGAAGCTGCAGAACTGCTGGTTAAAAAGCAGTGGGAAGGCATTAAAGCTGCTACTGAGGCTGGGCTGCTTGTTAAAACAAATACGGTATTACTGCCTGAGATCAATATGGAAGAGATCGAGGAAATTGCCAAAAAGGCTGCTGGATATGGTGTTGCCATCATGAATATCATTCCCCTGATTCCGTTATACGATTTTGAGCTTAGCGAACCACCATCATGCGAGGATCTGAATCTGGTGCGTACCCTGGCTGAGGAATATTTACCCCAGTTCAGGCTGTGCCAGCAGTGCAGAGCTGATGCGGTGGGCGTACCAGGTGAGGAACCGTGCGGGTCTCCGGTGCAGAAGCGGGCGCAGAGTGAGTATTTCCACGGGTGA